Genomic window (Arachis hypogaea cultivar Tifrunner chromosome 13, arahy.Tifrunner.gnm2.J5K5, whole genome shotgun sequence):
TTGATAGTAGTCAACAAGGCGAATTCTTCAACCAAAACTTTCAAGACTGGTTCAAGAACAATCTATGCTTGACTGTTCGAAAAAAAGATGGGAATGCTTGGCCCACCTTATTTGTCACTACCTGCAATACAGCTTGGAGAAATCGAAATGAGTTAGTTTTTAACAATTCGAGCATCCACAGCTCAGGTCTTCCCATAATAGCTCAGAACTTAGCCAAACGCTATTATGAGATTCTTCACAAAACTGATAAAATTAGAAAAGTCCTTACCTTGACTAAGATTGTTGACATTGGTTGGTCTTCGCCAGAAGAAGGTTGGTATAAGTTGAATACTGATGGCTCGATTCTCACGGATTCGGGAAACGGTGCTCGTGGAGGACTTCTGAAGGATGCAGATGGAAGACTCAAGGTTGACTTCATGTTTAACATTGGTGCGGTCACCATAACCATGGCTGAGTTCTGGAGAATCTATGTGGAATTCAAATTCACAATTGATTTGGGACTGAGGAAGCTTGTTATATAGATGGATTTCATGTGTACCTTCAACCTTATTCACACCACTTCCACCTTCCACCATTTGAGTACCTATCTGGTAAGGGAGATCAAGCGTCTTGTAACAAAGCCTGGGATTTTTCAGGTGAACCACATATTTCGAGAAGTAAATTTTGTAGTTGATGATCTCGCAAAGCATGCGCATCTCTCTCTCCATGGATTGAGTTATTTTGAAGATGCctccctttcttttctctttccatAAATGCTAATTTTAAAGGGATAAAATTCTCAAGATGTTCTAGTTAGTGTTTTTGGTTGTTGGGCCCTTGGCCTCGTGCCTAACAAAAAAAAGAATTGTTCTATTCAAATTTCAAATGatattaatcaaattaaaaacataatattttgatttttatcttaaaaaaattgtaatttcaaatcaataaatataatattattttacaaTCAACATTACTTAATTTAGAATATATGGTTCAAAATGTTATTATTTGGATTTTTCAATTAGTATTTTATTACcagaaattatatattttttattctacatcATTCTAAAATATAACATATcataaataacataaataaatttaCTATTCATCTCTATCATTATATAATGtgtattctaattaatttaaccGGTAAAAATTCAGTTATTAATGtgtattctaattaatttaaccGGTAAAAATTTAACTATAATAACTATGTAcatttgtaattcttagttagcaaTAATATATGTATAGAAAAAAAACAATCTTAAAATCACTGTTACCTGATGGGCGATGGCTGTTGAATTCTAACACAAATACGCAAACTAAAATTcaatatcacacaatttaaagTTTTCGTAAGCATCTACGTCGAATTCAATCACTccaattttacattttttttacacGTGAAATATACTTTTCAAAgttaattaatttctttcttctgtttGATAAACTATAAATACAAAGAACGAAGTTGTTATTGGAAACAGAGAACATAAACTTTAAAGTTTGATATAtcataattaattgaattttgaagATGGGGAAGAAGAACGTTAAAGTTGGTGATGAAGTGCAAAACAAGCAGGTGATATTCAAGGACTATGTGACTGGGTCCCCAAAAGAATCTGATTTCCACATAACCACAAGCACCACAAAGCTTCAGGTTCCTCAAGGATCAAATGCGGTTTTGGTGAAGAATCTTTACCTCTCTTGTGATCCTGTCATGCAATTCCAAATGAGGAAAATGGAAGATCCACTTTCTGGTTATATCTACTACGTCCCTGGCTCTGTAAGTCcattatctaataataataatgatttttTCTTAATGCACAATAATTCAATCCAGTTTTTAAAAACttgtatttataaattttatgattGTTGCAGCCCATTAATGGGTTTGGAGTGGCTAAGGTTCTGGATTCAGGGCATGCTGAGTTTAGTGCTGGTGACTTGGTTTGGGGAACAACGAGTTGGGAAGAATATAGTCTCATTCAAAACCCAGAGCAGCTCAAGAAAATTCACCACACTGATGTGCCCCTCACACATTACACTGGACTTCTTGGTAATTAATTGATCTCTCTATGAATTAACTTTAACTGTTATATTCATAGATTTCGAAAACGGATCGAACCAACTAGTTCAACCAAATAAGTTTAGTAACCATTTGTATACGATCTAGTTCAGGACTTGATGATGTTTACTTAGTTCTTTTGAGTTATTTGAATAGGGATGCCTGGAATTACTGCATATGCTGCAATCTATGAAGTTGGTCTTCCAAAAAAGGGAGAGTGTGTGTTCATCTCAGCAGCATCAGGTGCTGTTGGTCAAATAGCTGGACAGTTTGCCAAATTGCTTGGTTGTTATGTGGTTGGAAGTGCTGGCACCCAACAAAAGATTCATCTTCTAAAGAACAAGTTTGGTTTTGATGATGCCTTCAATTACAAGCAAGAGCCTGATTTGGATGCAGCTCTAAAAAGGTAGTGCTAAATTAACTATTTCAAATTAATATATCagaatttttatgattaaaagtTTCAAACTTACTAAATAATAGTGCGTCTTCAGATGAGTTTATAAATTTGATTATAATTTTGTTGGATGAATTAGGTGCTGCCCTGAAGGCATTGATTTCTACCTTGATCATGTTGGGGGGAAAATGCTTGATGCAGTTCTGCTTAACATGAAGCTCCATGGCCGAATCGCGATATGTGGAATGATTTCGCAATACAATCTTGATGAGCCTGAGCTTCTAAGGAACGTGATGCTGCTGGCATTGAAGAG
Coding sequences:
- the LOC112791981 gene encoding 2-alkenal reductase (NADP(+)-dependent)-like, with amino-acid sequence MGKKNVKVGDEVQNKQVIFKDYVTGSPKESDFHITTSTTKLQVPQGSNAVLVKNLYLSCDPVMQFQMRKMEDPLSGYIYYVPGSPINGFGVAKVLDSGHAEFSAGDLVWGTTSWEEYSLIQNPEQLKKIHHTDVPLTHYTGLLGMPGITAYAAIYEVGLPKKGECVFISAASGAVGQIAGQFAKLLGCYVVGSAGTQQKIHLLKNKFGFDDAFNYKQEPDLDAALKRCCPEGIDFYLDHVGGKMLDAVLLNMKLHGRIAICGMISQYNLDEPELLRNVMLLALKRLTVKGFTHRDYHHLYPKILELVLPYIRDKKIFYVEDIVEGLENGPAALVGLFTGRNFGKQILALPPQ